Below is a window of Paremcibacter congregatus DNA.
ACAATCGCGGGCAGGGATTGTCTGACCGGTTATTGTCCGACCGGCTGAAAAGTTATATCCCCGATTTTGATCTGTTTGTCTCTGACCTGGACGAGTATGTCTCGCAGGTAGTGAAGAAAGACCCGCGGGCGACAGAATTGCCGATCTGTTTGATCGGACATTCCATGGGAGGCAACATTTGTCTGCGGTATCTTCATGAACATCCGGGGCATATTGACAAGGCGGTACTGTTCTCGCCCATGCTTGGCATGACGTTGGGGGCCCCTTTCAAGGATCATCTGGCCAGGGCGCTTATTTCCGGTCTGTGTCGGATCGGATTAGGCAAGGCGGCTTTTCCGGGTCAGGCGGGCCGCTTTAGCCGGGCCGGACATCAGGCGTATATGCCCAAAGTAACCCATGATGCAGACCGTTTTCGTCAGGAAACTGATTTTCTGGACGCTAACCCGGATCATTATGTTGGAGGGCCGACATTTGCCTGGTTGCGGGCGGCGTTGATCAGCGCTGACGAGGTGATGACGCCAGGATATATGGATGTGGTGACCCTGCCTCTTTTGGCTATTTTAGCGGGAGAAGACACTCTGGTTGACAACAGGATGGCAGAAAAGATTTTCGCAGAACGGGCCAATGTCAAGCAGGTTACGATTGACGGAGCGCGCCATGAAGTTTACCGAGAGCTTGACCGGTATCGGGATATCCTGTGGCGTAATATGGATGAATTCCTAGCCTTGCAATAAGCTCAATACCTGCTGATGTAGTTCAGGTGTTGCAGACGCCACCACCTGGCCGCCCTGTAGAACACTTTCCCCGCGCCAATCACTGACGACACCGCCGGCCCCTTCAATGATCGGGATTAGAGCCTGAATATCATAGGCCTCAAGTCCGCTTTCAATCACCACATCAATAAAACCGGCAGCGACCATGGCGTAGGCATAGCAGTCGTAACCGTTACGGACCAGACGAGCTTTTCCAGCCACCCGGTTAAAGGCTGCGACATCCTTGTCTGTGGCGAAAAACTGCGTCGGATCTGTGGTAGAGACAGTGGCCTGCGTCAGGTCTGTGCAGGGCCGACAGGTGATTTTTTCCCCATTGAGAAAACTGCCGTTCGGGGTGCCAATATAACGTTCCTTGAGATAAGGCTGGTCAAGCATGCCGACCAGAGCCTGGGTGCCGTTGTTCAGTGCCACCAATGTCCCCCAGGTGGGGATTCCGCAAATATAGGCGCGGGTGCCATCAATGGGGTCGAGAACCCAGGTCCAGGGCGTTTCGTCTGCTGCGCAGTTGGTTTCTGCTCCCCATTCCTCTCCCAGAATATTATGGGTGGGGTAGGTTGCATTGATATGCTGGCGGATGACTTTTTCCGCCTGTTGATCGGCCTCCGTCACGGGATCATAATCAATATCCAGTTTCCGGCCTTTGTTGACCACTTCAAGGGGACGTTTGAACAGGGGCAGGGTAACCTCGGCGGCCGCCTCGGCCAATTGGTCAAGGAAGATACGGTAAGCGGCAATATCGGCGGGGGTTAGGCTGGCGCCCATTGTGAAAATCTCCTGTTTTTCGCGGGTCCCCTTATGTCAACCAGACAGGCGGTTTTGTCAAGTCGTTAGGTGAGGATGCCGGAAAACAAGAGATTCTATATGACTGGCTGAAGTGACCTAGACACCGATGCGCGGTTCGCCTTCGCGGGACGGGCCGAAGCTTTTTTGCAGGATCGTCGTGCTTTCTTCGGCTTTGGCAATGGCGGCGCTGAGGAGGCCGAGAATTTCGACATTATTATTCATCACAATCTGAGCTTCTGCCCGGTCATCATCCATAATTTTTGTGGTGCGCAGGAAGATGTCCTTGCGAATAATCTTGAGAATATCTTCCAGGCGATAGCCATCAGGTTTGTCTTCGGTTATCAGAAAATGTGTCATTTTATGCCTTTAATCATCGTGATATTTTCGACGAGTATAAGAGAGACATATTAATAAATGGTATGTGCAATACGCATATAAAAAAACCCCGGAGGCGAACCTTCGGGGCTTTATCAATTCATTTGAGACTAATGAGACTAACTTACTGAGCGGCGCGGGCTGCCTTTTTACGCTCATGCGGGATCAGGAAACGCTTGCGCAGACGGATGTTTTCTGGCGTGACTTCCACCAGTTCATCGTCATTGATATAGGCAATGGCCTGTTCCAGGGTAAGTTTCTTTGGCGGCACCAGTTTCACGGCCTCATCTTTACCAGATGCCCGCATGTTGGTGAGTTGCTTGCCCTTCAGAACGTTTACATCAAGGTCATTATCGCGGCTATGTTCGCCGATGATCATGCCTTCGTAAGTGTCTTCACCCGGATTAATCATGATCACGCCACGATCTTCCAGATTGAACAATGCGTAAGGAACCGCTTTGCCGGTGCCCATCGCGATGAGAACGCCGAGACGCCGTCCGGGGATCGCGCCTTTATACGGACCATAGCTGTGATACACACGGTTCATCACGCCTGTCCCTTTGGTATCCGTCAGGAACTCACCGTGATAGCCGATCAGGCCGCGAGACGGCGCCAGGAACGTAATGCGGGTCTTGCCGGCGCCACTGGCGCGCATGTCAGTCATTTCCGCTTTCCGCAGGCTC
It encodes the following:
- a CDS encoding alpha/beta fold hydrolase; this translates as MVWQDFPNLRRKGQVNYLTAQDGCHLRTASWPTDENSKAIIVLVNGHREYMEKYSEFITDLLARDLAVYTLDNRGQGLSDRLLSDRLKSYIPDFDLFVSDLDEYVSQVVKKDPRATELPICLIGHSMGGNICLRYLHEHPGHIDKAVLFSPMLGMTLGAPFKDHLARALISGLCRIGLGKAAFPGQAGRFSRAGHQAYMPKVTHDADRFRQETDFLDANPDHYVGGPTFAWLRAALISADEVMTPGYMDVVTLPLLAILAGEDTLVDNRMAEKIFAERANVKQVTIDGARHEVYRELDRYRDILWRNMDEFLALQ
- the hisN gene encoding histidinol-phosphatase, which encodes MGASLTPADIAAYRIFLDQLAEAAAEVTLPLFKRPLEVVNKGRKLDIDYDPVTEADQQAEKVIRQHINATYPTHNILGEEWGAETNCAADETPWTWVLDPIDGTRAYICGIPTWGTLVALNNGTQALVGMLDQPYLKERYIGTPNGSFLNGEKITCRPCTDLTQATVSTTDPTQFFATDKDVAAFNRVAGKARLVRNGYDCYAYAMVAAGFIDVVIESGLEAYDIQALIPIIEGAGGVVSDWRGESVLQGGQVVASATPELHQQVLSLLQG
- a CDS encoding histidine kinase, coding for MTHFLITEDKPDGYRLEDILKIIRKDIFLRTTKIMDDDRAEAQIVMNNNVEILGLLSAAIAKAEESTTILQKSFGPSREGEPRIGV